In Aegilops tauschii subsp. strangulata cultivar AL8/78 chromosome 3, Aet v6.0, whole genome shotgun sequence, one genomic interval encodes:
- the LOC109739316 gene encoding replication protein A 14 kDa subunit: protein MDMDASFRSAIVNGETLKMFVGQRVRTVLKFQHTQGGVLVGQSTDGHQLTIRGASEGRESHYLEVIGIADNDQSISAETCKDFDDNFDADAFNGLCKLVVNGKVKEVLL, encoded by the exons ATGGACATGGATGCATCATTTCGTTCAGCAATCGTCAATGGAGAGACTCTCAAGATGTTTGTTGGGCAAAGAGTGCGTACAGTACTTAAGTTCCAACACACTCAAGGTGGAGTTCTTGTTGGGCAGTCGACTGATGGACATCAGTTGACCATCAGAGGTGCCTCGGAAGGCCGTGAATCACATTATCTAGAGGTTATTGGGATTGCTGACAACGACCAGTCCATCAGTGCTGAAACTTGCAAAGATTTTGATGACAACTTTG ATGCTGATGCGTTCAATGGGCTGTGCAAGCTTGTGGTGAACGGCAAGGTGAAAGAAGTTCTCCTGTAG